Proteins from a genomic interval of Drosophila melanogaster chromosome 2R:
- the BaraA2 gene encoding baramicin A2, isoform C has translation MKSFGLIALAICGVICVAAEPQHTYDGRNGPHVFGSPGNQVYIRGQNEGTYSVPGVGGQFQNAPQRGEHVYTDEAGNTFVNRKNAGGPASHTISGPNFSAKNLGPNGAKSVGIPQRARRSPQFHVERPGRTVDVGNGGFYIQRGRRSPQLHVARPDRTVTIGNGGVYIQRSRRSPQFHVERPDRTVDFGNGGFSAQRFRRGINDARVQGENFVARDDQAGIWDNNVSVWKRPDGRTVTIDRNGHTIVSGRGRPAQHY, from the exons ATGAAATCGTTTGGATTGATTGCACTGGCTATCTGTGGCGTTATCTGCGTCG CTGCGGAACCACAACACACCTACGACGGTCGCAATGGGCCGCATGTCTTCGGTTCACCGGGCAATCAGGTCTATATAAGGGGCCAGAATGAAGGCACCTACAGCGTGCCGGGAGTGGGTGGCCAGTTCCAAAACGCTCCTCAACGGGGTGAGCATGTGTACACCGATGAGGCGGGCAACACGTTTGTTAACCGAAAGAACGCTGGTGGACCAG CTTCCCACACCATCAGTGGTCCCAATTTTTCCGCCAAAAATTTAGGGCCCAATGGAGCTAAGAGCGTGGGAATCCCACAACGTGCCCGGCGCAGTCCGCAGTTTCACGTAGAGCGTCCCGGTCGCACTGTTGACGTTGGAAACGGAGGATTCTACATTCAGCGTGGCCGACGCAGTCCACAGCTTCATGTGGCACGCCCAGATCGCACCGTAACCATTGGTAATGGCGGCGTCTATATTCAACGCAGTCGACGCAGTCCACAGTTCCATGTGGAGCGACCAGATCGCACTGTTGATTTCGGTAACGGTGGCTTCTCCGCTCAACGTTTCCGCCGTGGGATCAACGATGCCCGCGTCCAGGGTGAGAACTTTGTGGCCCGCGACGATCAGGCAGGAATTTGGGACAATAATGTCTCCGTTTGGAAGCGTCCGGACGGACGCACTGTCACAATCGATAGGAATGGTCATACCATCGTGTCCGGAAGGGGACGTCCCGCTCAGCAC TACTGA
- the CG18278 gene encoding uncharacterized protein, translated as MISLAPLIILVLACLGNTASEKLPNILLILSDDQDVELRGMFPMEHTIEMLGFGGALFHNAYTPSPICCPARTSLLTGMYAHNHGTRNNSVSGGCYGPHWRRALEPRALPYILQQHGYNTFFGGKYLNQYWGAGDVPKGWNHFYGLHGNSRYYNYTLRENSGNVHYESTYLTDLLRDRAADFLRNATQSSEPFFAMVAPPAAHEPFTPAPRHEGVFSHIEALRTPSFNQVKQDKHWLVRAARRLPNETINTIDTYFQKRWETLLAVDELVVTLMGVLNDTQSLENTYIIYTSDNGYHVGQFAQPFDKRQPYETDINVPLLIRGPGIAPESHIDTAVSLVDLAPTILAWADIDTPSYMDGQSFHELLLNKRRRVPFFERSLLIEYWGEGTLATFNPECPWPEKDRLAQCTPAADCHCQDAWNNTYACLRNIRHREDRIYCEFRDNENFLEAYDLQLDPFQMTNIAYDLLPIERALYSLRLKNLTQCSGHSCFV; from the exons ATG ATCAGCTTAGCCCCCCTGATCATCCTAGTCCTCGCTTGCCTGGGAAACACGGCCAGCGAGAAGTTGCCCAACATTCTGCTGATCCTGTCCGACGATCAGGATGTGGAGCTGCGCGGTATGTTTCCCATGGAGCATACGATCGAAATGCTGGGTTTCGGTGGCGCCCTGTTCCACAACGCCTACACGCCCTCGCCCATCTGCTGTCCGGCGAGGACGAGTCTGCTGACGGGCATGTATGCGCACAATCACGGCACCCGGAACAATTCCGTAAGTGGTGGATGCTACGGACCACACTGGCGGCGAGCGCTGGAGCCCCGGGCCTTGCCATACATCTTGCAGCAGCACGGATACAACACCTTCTTTGGCGGGAAGTACTTGAATCAGTACTGGGGTGCTGGGGATGTGCCAAAGGGTTGGAACCACTTCTATGGCCTTCACGGGAACTCTAGATACTATAACTACACACTGCGCGAAAATAGCGGCAACGTGCACTACGAGTCCACCTACCTAACCGATCTGCTAAGAGATCGCGCCGCTGACTTTCTAAGAAATGCTACACAATCCTCGGAACCGTTCTTCGCGATGGTCGCCCCACCGGCAGCCCATGAACCCTTCACTCCGGCACCAAGACATGAGGGTGTGTTCTCCCATATCGAAGCCCTGCGCACACCCAGCTTCAATCAAGTTAAGCAGG ATAAGCACTGGTTGGTGCGAGCAGCACGTCGTCTGCCCAACGAAACCATCAACACCATAGACACGTATTTCCAGAAACGCTGGGAAACGCTGCTGGCCGTGGACGAACTGGTCGTCACCTTGATGGGAGTGCTAAACGATACGCAATCGTTGGAGAACACCTACATTATCTACACCTCGGATAACGGCTACCATGTGGGGCAGTTTGCACAGCCCTTCGATAAGAGACAGCCCTACGAAACGGATATTAACGTACCGCTGCTAATCCGGGGACCTGGAATAGCACCTGAGAGCCACATTGACACTGCCGTCAGTCTAGTGGACTTGGCACCGACTATATTGGCCTGGGCCGACATCGACACACCATCCTACATGGATGGGCAATCATTTCACGAGCTTTTGCTCAACAAAAGGCGAAGGGTTCCATTTTTCGAGCGTTCCCTGTTGATCGAGTACTGGGGCGAGGGAACTCTGGCCACCTTTAATCCTGAATGCCCTTGGCCAGAAAAGGATCGATTGGCGCAGTGCACCCCCGCAGCGGATTGCCATTGCCAGGATGCATGGAACAACACCTACGCCTGCTTAAGAAATATTCGCCATCGCGAGGATCGCATTTACTGCGAATTTCGGGATAACGAG aacTTTTTGGAGGCATATGACCTGCAACTGGATCCCTTTCAAATGACCAACATTGCCTACGATCTGCTGCCCATTGAACGAGCTTTGTATTCGTTGCGTCTCAAGAATCTCACACAGTGTTCGGGCCACTCGTGTTTTGTATAG
- the CG30059 gene encoding uncharacterized protein has product MITLAPLIVLVLACLGNTASEKLPNILLILSDDQDVELRGMFPMEHTIEMLGFGGALFHNAYTPSPICCPARTSLLTGMYAHNHGTRNNSVSGGCYGPHWRRALEPRALPYILQQHGYNTFFGGKYLNQYWGAGDVPKGWNNFYGLHGNSRYYNYTLRENTGNVHYESTYLSDLLRDRAADFLRNATQSSEPFFAMVAPPAAHEPFTPAPRHEGVFSHIEALRTPSFNQVKQDKHWLVRAARRLPNETINTIDTYFQKRWETLLAVDELVVTLMGVLNDTQSLENTYIIYTSDNGYHVGQFAQPFDKRQPYETDINVPLLIRGPGIAPESHIDTAVSLVDLAPTILAWADIDTPSYMDGQSFHELLLNKRRRVPFFERSLLIEYWGEGTLATFNPECPWPEKDRLAQCTPAADCHCQDAWNNTYACLRNIRHREDRIYCEFRDNENFLEAYDLQLDPFQMTNIAYDLLPIERALYSLRLKNLTQCSGHSCFV; this is encoded by the exons ATG ATCACCTTAGCCCCTCTGATCGTCCTAGTCCTCGCTTGCCTGGGAAACACGGCCAGCGAGAAGTTGCCCAACATTCTGCTGATCCTGTCCGACGATCAGGATGTGGAGCTGCGCGGTATGTTTCCCATGGAGCATACGATCGAAATGCTGGGTTTCGGTGGCGCCCTGTTCCACAACGCCTACACGCCCTCGCCCATCTGCTGTCCGGCGAGGACGAGTCTGCTGACGGGCATGTATGCGCACAATCACGGCACCCGGAACAATTCCGTAAGTGGTGGATGCTACGGACCGCACTGGCGGCGTGCCCTGGAGCCCCGGGCTTTGCCATACATCTTGCAGCAGCACGGATACAACACCTTCTTTGGCGGGAAGTACTTGAATCAGTACTGGGGCGCTGGGGATGTGCCAAAGGGTTGGAATAACTTCTACGGCCTTCACGGGAACTCTAGATACTATAACTACACACTGCGCGAAAATACCGGCAACGTGCACTACGAGTCGACCTACCTATCCGATCTGCTAAGAGATCGCGCCGCTGACTTTCTAAGAAATGCTACACAATCCTCGGAACCGTTCTTCGCGATGGTCGCCCCACCGGCAGCCCATGAACCCTTCACTCCGGCACCAAGACATGAGGGTGTGTTCTCCCATATCGAAGCCCTGCGCACACCCAGCTTCAATCAAGTTAAGCAGG ATAAGCACTGGTTGGTGCGAGCAGCACGTCGTCTGCCCAACGAAACCATCAACACCATAGACACGTATTTCCAGAAACGCTGGGAAACGCTGCTGGCCGTGGACGAACTGGTCGTCACCTTGATGGGAGTGCTAAACGATACGCAATCGTTGGAGAACACCTACATTATCTACACCTCGGATAACGGCTACCATGTGGGGCAGTTTGCACAGCCCTTCGATAAGAGACAGCCCTACGAAACGGATATTAACGTACCGCTGCTAATCCGGGGACCTGGAATAGCACCTGAGAGCCACATTGACACTGCCGTCAGTCTAGTGGACTTGGCACCGACTATATTGGCCTGGGCCGACATCGACACACCATCCTACATGGATGGGCAATCATTTCACGAGCTTTTGCTCAACAAAAGGCGAAGGGTTCCATTTTTCGAGCGTTCCCTGTTGATCGAGTACTGGGGCGAGGGAACTCTGGCCACCTTTAATCCTGAATGCCCTTGGCCAGAAAAGGATCGATTGGCGCAGTGCACCCCCGCAGCGGATTGCCATTGCCAGGATGCATGGAACAACACCTACGCCTGCTTAAGAAATATTCGCCATCGCGAGGATCGCATTTACTGCGAATTTCGGGATAACGAG aacTTTTTGGAGGCATATGACCTGCAACTGGATCCCTTTCAAATGACCAACATTGCCTACGATCTGCTGCCCATTGAACGAGCTTTGTATTCGTTGCGTCTCAAGAATCTCACACAGTGTTCGGGCCACTCGTGTTTTGTATAG